CCGACAAGCGAGATCATGTCCGGTTCATCGTATCAGATATGGATTCCTCTTCTTTCAAGAGACGGAGGATCTTCTCGCGGAACACGCTTCGATCGAAACGCCGCGCGTGCCGTCGGAGCTCCTCGGGATCGAAATCGTCCGGCCGGAACCGCCGGACCGCATCGATCAGCGACTCCGGATCCTGCCGATCGAAGAAGACGCCGGTGGGGACGCCGCTTTCCTCGCGCTCCTTCTCGATCACCGTTTCGAGCGCCCCGCCGGCGCGAAAAGCGATCACCGGGCACCCGCTCGCCATCGCCTCGAGCGGCACGATGCCGAAATCCTCCACGCCCGGGAAGACGAGGGCGCGCGCGCGGCCGAGAAGAT
This sequence is a window from Candidatus Eisenbacteria bacterium. Protein-coding genes within it:
- a CDS encoding glycosyltransferase, whose amino-acid sequence is QRAYGRDAEVVHPPVDVARFRSDLPREDYFLVLSALVPYKKVELAVRAFNELRLPLIVAGRGPERAHLETLAGPNIRFEGWLGEEEMIDLLGRARALVFPGVEDFGIVPLEAMASGCPVIAFRAGGALETVIEKEREESGVPTGVFFDRQDPESLIDAVRRFRPDDFDPEELRRHARRFDRSVFREKILRLLKEEESISDTMNRT